The Selenomonadales bacterium genome has a window encoding:
- the prfB gene encoding peptide chain release factor 2: protein MLEDLRTQIAETERKINEMRASLDIGGKEEQVGELEYKISEPGFWDNADKAQAVMQELNALKLVVETHAKMKNQYEDMQMLWEMGMEEGDESVYDEVVAILDDIRAQLEKLELDLLLSGEHDANNAILTLHAGAGGTEAQDWTQMLMRMYIRWAEKKGYKVETLEFLVGDEAGMKSATLMITGHNAYGYLKSEKGVHRLVRISPFDANSRRQTSFSAIDVMPEIDDNVEIDLNPADIKVDTYRASGAGGQHINKTDSAVRMTHMPTGVVVQCQSERSQIQNREQCMKLLRAKLYELEQQKQEAAMAEIAGDYQAIEWGSQIRSYVFHPYSMVKDHRTNEETSNTQAVMDGEIDAFIEAYLAMNSRKAKPEA from the coding sequence ATGTTAGAAGATTTGCGAACTCAGATCGCAGAAACAGAACGAAAGATAAATGAGATGCGTGCTTCTCTCGACATTGGCGGCAAAGAAGAACAAGTCGGAGAACTCGAATATAAGATCAGCGAGCCGGGATTCTGGGACAATGCCGACAAAGCGCAGGCTGTTATGCAGGAGCTCAATGCGCTGAAACTTGTTGTGGAAACGCACGCAAAAATGAAAAATCAGTATGAAGATATGCAGATGCTCTGGGAGATGGGCATGGAAGAAGGCGACGAAAGTGTATACGACGAAGTCGTGGCTATTCTCGATGATATCCGTGCACAGCTCGAAAAGCTCGAGCTTGATCTTCTCCTCTCGGGCGAGCATGATGCGAACAATGCGATCCTTACGCTCCACGCAGGTGCGGGCGGAACGGAAGCGCAGGACTGGACGCAGATGCTTATGCGTATGTATATCCGCTGGGCTGAGAAAAAAGGCTATAAAGTCGAAACGCTCGAATTCCTCGTCGGTGACGAAGCAGGTATGAAGAGCGCAACACTCATGATAACGGGTCATAATGCATATGGTTACTTGAAATCGGAAAAAGGCGTACATCGTCTTGTGCGTATCTCGCCGTTCGATGCGAACAGCCGTCGCCAGACCTCGTTCTCGGCGATCGACGTTATGCCTGAGATCGACGACAATGTAGAGATCGACCTCAACCCTGCCGATATCAAGGTAGATACGTATCGTGCCAGCGGTGCGGGCGGTCAGCATATCAACAAAACGGACTCTGCCGTTCGTATGACGCATATGCCGACAGGCGTCGTCGTACAATGTCAGAGCGAACGTTCGCAGATACAGAACCGCGAACAATGTATGAAGCTCCTTCGTGCAAAACTGTACGAACTTGAACAACAGAAACAAGAAGCTGCCATGGCTGAGATCGCAGGCGATTATCAGGCGATCGAATGGGGTAGCCAGATCCGCTCGTACGTATTTCATCCGTACAGCATGGTCAAAGACCATCGTACGAACGAAGAAACGAGCAATACACAAGCCGTCATGGACGGTGAGATCGATGCGTTCATCGAAGCATACCTTGCGATGAACAGCCGAAAGGCAAAACCGGAGGCGTAA
- a CDS encoding YitT family protein, protein MMSYVKQYGAISFGILLGAVGLNMFLIPNRIAAGGLSGLATIFYHMAGWPVGIVMLVVNIPLLLYGLYLFGRGYTVRTIYGAVLYSVLVDLTAPYLPVMTEDILLASLYGGVLAGIGAGIVFRYRCNTAGTAMIAAILNHKWGISVGQALFLADGIVVFLAGIVFHSAELALYAALSIFVTSKVVDIIQEGGLASKAFLIVTDQADVLTAEVNRRIVRGVTIIGARGGYSGQPKEVLLCVVTADQITPLKELIHEHAPNAFVIVTDAYEVLGKGFADIR, encoded by the coding sequence ATGATGTCATATGTGAAACAGTATGGAGCTATCAGTTTTGGGATACTCTTGGGTGCTGTCGGACTTAATATGTTTTTGATCCCCAATCGCATCGCGGCGGGGGGCTTAAGCGGTCTGGCAACGATCTTCTATCACATGGCAGGCTGGCCTGTCGGTATCGTGATGCTCGTCGTCAACATTCCACTTCTGTTATATGGCCTCTACCTATTCGGACGCGGGTATACCGTGCGTACGATATACGGTGCGGTACTCTATTCGGTCTTGGTCGATCTTACGGCACCGTATCTTCCTGTTATGACGGAAGATATCCTTTTAGCATCGCTCTACGGCGGTGTACTTGCAGGGATCGGTGCAGGTATCGTATTTCGATACCGATGCAACACGGCAGGTACGGCGATGATCGCCGCCATACTCAACCATAAATGGGGCATCAGTGTGGGGCAGGCACTTTTCTTAGCTGACGGAATTGTTGTTTTTTTAGCAGGAATTGTATTCCATAGTGCCGAATTGGCACTATATGCGGCTCTTTCGATTTTTGTTACGTCGAAAGTTGTCGATATTATTCAAGAAGGCGGTCTGGCGAGCAAAGCGTTTTTGATCGTGACAGACCAAGCGGATGTCCTGACGGCGGAAGTCAATCGCCGCATCGTTCGCGGCGTAACGATCATCGGTGCGCGCGGAGGATACAGCGGACAGCCCAAAGAAGTGCTTTTATGCGTGGTGACGGCAGATCAGATCACCCCGCTGAAAGAATTGATACATGAACACGCCCCGAATGCGTTCGTCATCGTGACCGATGCGTACGAAGTTTTGGGCAAAGGATTTGCAGACATTCGATGA
- a CDS encoding DUF2993 domain-containing protein, translating into MPEEKREYVRMTPMKYLLVGLALIVLTSSITLPIAAKTIIENSLRENVQAREVVADVYSEKTGRRSRALEMLAGEMHKVYITAKDVQVGKLLCSRIDVWAEDVDVDMSRLVDDGTFVFEHLGKVSASIDIKEEELAKTLEQSVEKLSNVTVHITPSGVEAEGDYMLGKLPVRISLAGQFVGRGNKIYFVSERAALKHTIGKISANVKTDVELAELSSLPFAVQVTNVSKFDGEVSVRVEKEDTSTNQKTK; encoded by the coding sequence ATGCCTGAAGAAAAACGCGAATACGTACGCATGACACCAATGAAATATTTGTTGGTCGGGCTGGCCCTTATCGTGCTTACAAGCAGCATAACGTTACCGATTGCGGCGAAGACCATCATCGAGAACAGTCTGAGAGAGAATGTGCAAGCTCGAGAAGTCGTTGCCGATGTCTATTCTGAAAAAACCGGAAGACGTAGTCGGGCACTTGAGATGTTAGCTGGAGAAATGCATAAGGTATATATAACGGCTAAAGATGTGCAGGTCGGCAAATTGCTCTGCTCGCGGATCGACGTATGGGCAGAGGATGTAGATGTCGATATGTCGCGCCTTGTAGATGACGGCACGTTCGTCTTTGAACATCTCGGTAAAGTTTCTGCCAGCATTGATATCAAAGAAGAAGAGCTTGCCAAAACGCTCGAACAGTCGGTAGAGAAGCTGTCGAATGTCACGGTACACATCACACCGTCGGGCGTTGAAGCGGAAGGTGACTATATGCTCGGCAAACTGCCTGTGCGTATTTCACTCGCGGGACAGTTCGTCGGCCGCGGTAACAAGATATATTTTGTCAGTGAACGCGCTGCGTTAAAACATACCATCGGAAAAATATCTGCCAATGTCAAAACAGATGTAGAGCTGGCAGAACTGTCATCTCTGCCGTTTGCGGTGCAGGTGACGAATGTCAGCAAGTTCGATGGGGAAGTATCTGTTCGCGTTGAAAAAGAAGACACATCGACAAACCAAAAGACCAAATAA
- the secA gene encoding preprotein translocase subunit SecA, translating into MFKFIKKLLMGDDDASKVKALRKYVDKINALEPSVQNLSDANLREKTQEFKDRLAQGETLDDILPEAFAVVREASRRVLGMRHFDVQLIGGMVLHQGKIAEMRTGEGKTLVATLPSYLNALTGKGVHVVTVNDYLAKRDSEWMGKLYNFLGLSVGLIAHGLDFMERKRAYAADITYGTNNEFGFDYLRDNMVTYPEQMVQRKLNYAIVDEVDSILIDEARTPLIISGPGDKSTDLYFVMAKAVAPLKEGEDYTLDEKAKAVMPTETGINKVEEALGLKNLYSAANIDMSHHFTQALKAKAIMKRDKDYVVREGQVVIVDEFTGRLMFGRRYSDGLHQAIEAKEGVKVERESQTLASITFQNYFRMYDKLSGMTGTAKTEEGEFTKIYNLPVVVIPTNKEVRRTDFPDVIYKTKAAKYRAVVKAIKELHAKGQPVLVGTTSIRQSEALSAELHKARIPHQVLNAKYHEMEAEIISEAGQLGAVTIATNMAGRGTDIVLGEGVPEVGGLHILGTERHESRRIDNQLRGRAGRQGDPGSSRFYLSLEDDLMRLFGSENIATMMDKLGMDEDEPIEHKLITRSVEKAQKKVEARNFDIRKHVLQFDDVMNQQREVIYGQRHKILSGESMKENIFDMIEQIIDEGMERYTNEKVYPEDWDTEEMEEYCKEYFLPANRLTPSMMEKLSFIELREELLKIANDLYTEKEQAFGETNMRELEKIVMLKVVDSKWMEHLDNMDIMREGIGLRAYGQRDPLVEYKIEAFDMFHAMIKRIQHEVVRFMFRVTIAEPAEEGEQQA; encoded by the coding sequence GTGTTTAAATTTATAAAAAAATTGCTTATGGGTGACGATGATGCAAGCAAGGTAAAAGCGCTTCGCAAATATGTCGACAAGATCAATGCACTGGAACCGTCGGTGCAGAATTTGAGTGATGCGAATCTCCGCGAAAAAACGCAAGAGTTCAAAGACCGTCTGGCACAGGGCGAAACGCTCGATGATATTTTGCCGGAAGCATTCGCTGTCGTCAGAGAAGCATCGCGCCGCGTGCTCGGTATGCGTCACTTCGACGTACAGCTGATCGGCGGTATGGTACTTCATCAAGGTAAGATCGCAGAAATGCGTACAGGCGAAGGCAAAACGCTCGTAGCGACGCTTCCGTCGTACCTCAATGCTTTGACGGGCAAAGGTGTACACGTCGTTACGGTCAACGATTACTTGGCGAAACGTGACAGCGAGTGGATGGGCAAGCTCTACAACTTCCTCGGCTTGTCGGTCGGTCTTATCGCACACGGTCTTGATTTCATGGAACGTAAACGTGCCTATGCCGCAGACATCACGTATGGTACGAACAACGAATTCGGATTTGACTATCTCCGTGACAACATGGTCACGTATCCCGAACAGATGGTACAGCGCAAGCTTAACTATGCCATCGTCGACGAAGTAGACAGTATCTTGATCGATGAAGCAAGAACACCGCTCATCATCTCGGGCCCGGGGGACAAATCGACTGATCTTTATTTCGTTATGGCCAAAGCCGTAGCCCCACTCAAAGAAGGCGAAGACTATACGCTCGATGAAAAAGCAAAAGCCGTTATGCCGACAGAAACGGGTATCAACAAGGTCGAAGAAGCTTTGGGACTCAAAAACCTCTATTCGGCAGCGAACATTGATATGTCGCATCACTTCACGCAGGCGCTCAAAGCAAAAGCCATCATGAAACGTGACAAAGACTATGTCGTTCGCGAAGGCCAAGTCGTCATCGTAGACGAATTTACAGGTCGTCTTATGTTCGGCCGTCGTTATTCGGACGGTCTTCATCAGGCCATCGAAGCCAAAGAAGGCGTGAAGGTCGAACGCGAAAGCCAGACGCTCGCGTCCATCACGTTCCAGAACTATTTCCGTATGTATGACAAATTGAGCGGTATGACAGGTACGGCCAAAACAGAAGAAGGCGAGTTCACGAAGATCTATAACTTGCCGGTCGTGGTCATTCCGACGAATAAAGAAGTCAGAAGAACAGATTTCCCTGATGTTATCTATAAAACGAAAGCGGCAAAATATCGTGCCGTTGTCAAAGCAATCAAAGAACTGCACGCAAAAGGTCAGCCGGTACTCGTCGGTACGACCTCTATCCGTCAGTCGGAAGCACTCAGCGCAGAGCTTCACAAAGCGCGTATCCCGCATCAGGTCTTGAATGCGAAATACCATGAGATGGAAGCAGAGATCATCAGCGAAGCAGGTCAGCTCGGTGCGGTCACCATCGCAACGAATATGGCAGGCCGCGGTACGGATATCGTGCTTGGCGAAGGCGTGCCCGAAGTCGGCGGTCTTCATATCCTCGGTACAGAGCGTCACGAAAGCCGTCGTATCGACAATCAGCTTCGCGGTCGTGCAGGCCGTCAGGGTGACCCGGGTTCGTCGAGATTCTACCTCTCGCTCGAAGACGATCTTATGCGTCTTTTCGGCTCGGAAAACATTGCCACGATGATGGATAAACTCGGTATGGACGAAGACGAACCGATCGAGCACAAACTCATCACACGTTCGGTAGAAAAAGCACAGAAAAAAGTCGAAGCACGTAACTTCGACATTCGTAAACATGTCCTTCAGTTCGACGATGTTATGAACCAGCAGCGTGAAGTCATCTACGGACAGCGCCATAAGATCTTGTCGGGCGAAAGCATGAAAGAAAACATCTTTGACATGATCGAACAGATCATCGACGAAGGTATGGAACGCTATACGAACGAAAAAGTTTATCCGGAAGATTGGGATACGGAAGAAATGGAAGAGTACTGCAAAGAGTACTTCTTGCCTGCGAACCGTCTGACGCCGAGCATGATGGAAAAACTCAGCTTTATAGAGCTTCGTGAAGAGCTTCTTAAGATCGCCAACGACCTCTATACCGAAAAAGAACAGGCGTTCGGCGAAACGAATATGCGTGAGCTTGAAAAGATCGTTATGCTCAAGGTCGTTGACAGCAAGTGGATGGAGCATCTTGACAACATGGATATCATGCGCGAAGGTATCGGGCTTCGTGCGTACGGTCAGCGCGACCCGCTCGTAGAGTACAAGATCGAAGCATTCGACATGTTCCATGCGATGATCAAACGTATCCAGCATGAAGTCGTACGCTTCATGTTCCGCGTAACGATCGCAGAACCTGCCGAAGAAGGCGAACAACAGGCATAA
- the csaB gene encoding polysaccharide pyruvyl transferase CsaB has product MSNIVISGYYGYSNAGDEAMLSAMIDVLTEFDPQAHITVISGNPIDTKKRHGVDAVHRFHLPRISRALAKCDLLISGGGSLFQDVTSWRSLYYYLSIVTMAKALGKPVMLYAQGIGPLRGKNARRAMRMIGNRVDVITVRDEGSRRELAELGITRPHIEVTADPVLAIHPANRNLGKTILAKSGVDLDKPIVAFAVREWETKNDYKKALALTADRIIEELGAQVVYLPMQYPCDVEAAKRIRNKSRYKNAIFLEDEYTTTELLALVGNVDLLVGIRLHALIFAGVMHVPMIGISYDPKIDRFMESVEGDCVADLEHITSDMLMESVRAKWMTRRQSDIKTETAVSNLRRLAERNAELALDFLR; this is encoded by the coding sequence ATGAGTAATATCGTCATATCGGGATATTACGGATATTCCAACGCAGGCGATGAAGCGATGCTCTCGGCGATGATCGATGTCCTGACGGAGTTCGACCCGCAGGCGCATATCACCGTCATCTCGGGCAATCCTATAGATACGAAAAAACGTCACGGTGTCGATGCGGTGCACAGATTTCATCTTCCGCGGATCAGTCGCGCGCTCGCAAAGTGCGACCTTCTCATCAGCGGGGGCGGAAGTCTGTTCCAGGATGTGACGAGTTGGCGCAGTCTTTACTATTACCTCAGCATCGTCACGATGGCAAAAGCACTCGGTAAGCCTGTTATGCTCTACGCACAAGGCATCGGTCCGCTGCGCGGCAAGAATGCTCGGCGTGCCATGCGCATGATCGGCAACCGCGTCGATGTGATAACTGTCCGCGATGAAGGATCTCGGCGTGAGCTTGCCGAACTCGGCATCACAAGACCGCATATCGAAGTGACGGCCGACCCTGTGCTGGCGATCCATCCTGCCAATCGCAATCTCGGCAAGACGATATTGGCCAAAAGCGGTGTTGACTTGGACAAGCCGATCGTGGCGTTTGCCGTACGTGAATGGGAAACGAAAAACGACTACAAAAAAGCGTTGGCTCTCACCGCCGACCGTATCATAGAAGAACTCGGCGCGCAGGTAGTGTATCTGCCGATGCAGTATCCCTGCGACGTAGAGGCGGCGAAACGTATCCGCAACAAGTCGCGATACAAAAACGCCATTTTTTTGGAAGACGAATATACTACGACAGAACTGCTTGCGCTTGTCGGCAACGTAGACTTATTGGTGGGCATCAGACTGCATGCGCTCATCTTTGCAGGTGTCATGCACGTGCCGATGATCGGTATCTCGTATGACCCGAAGATCGATCGATTCATGGAATCTGTTGAAGGTGATTGTGTCGCTGACTTAGAGCATATCACGAGTGATATGCTTATGGAATCGGTTCGCGCAAAATGGATGACGCGCCGTCAAAGCGATATCAAAACCGAAACTGCCGTAAGCAATCTTCGCCGACTGGCGGAGCGTAACGCAGAGCTGGCACTCGATTTCCTGCGATAA